A single region of the Diadema setosum chromosome 14, eeDiaSeto1, whole genome shotgun sequence genome encodes:
- the LOC140237755 gene encoding lactadherin-like, with product MSASSTWSHVTLARYGRLNKQPGGHEGVWIPYEFDQDSWLKIDLGEVFMVTGVITQGRANGDMWATSMSISTSLNDIDWIFAIDPLSHQPKVYPANYDRYTHVTSMLPNPLRARYVRIHPVTFTTPSPAMRVEVLGRVI from the exons ATGTCGGCTTCCTCCACGTGGAGTCATGTCACCCTAGCGCGTTATGGCAGGCTAAACAAACAACCTGGAGGTCACGAGGGAGTATGGATACCTTATGAATTTGATCAAGACAGCTGGTTGAAG attgACCTCGGGGAAGTGTTCATGGTCACGGGTGTTATTACCCAAGGAAGAGCAAATGGTGACATGTGGGCGACGTCTATGTCCATCTCCACGTCGTTGAATGATATCGACTGGATTTTTGCTATTGACCCGTTGTCCCATCAACCCAAG GTGTATCCAGCAAATTATGACAGATATACCCACGTGACTTCGATGCTACCTAACCCATTGAGGGCGCGTTACGTCAGGATCCATCCAGTCACATTCACGACTCCCTCTCCAGCGATGAGAGTCGAAGTTCTGGGCCGTGTAATTTGA